GTGGGCGCACCTGGATATCGCCGGTACGGCCTGGAAGTCTGGCAAGGACAAAGGCGGCACAGGTCGCCCCGTGCCTTTGCTGACCGAGTTTCTGGTGAAACGCGCTGCCAAGTAATCCGCATGACCCGTATTGAATTTTTCTTTAACGTAGGCAATAAGCTCGACAAGGTGGCTGAGCTTAGCCAGCGTGCGGTGTCCAAAGGGCGCCGCATGATGGTGTTCGGCCCCGACGAAGCGGTGCTTTCCGAACTGGAGCGCGTGTTATGGAGCGGGTCGGCCCTGAGTTTTGTGCCGCATTGCCGGGCCCAGCATCCGCTGGCGTCAGAAACCCCTATCGTGCTGGACTTTAAGGGTGAGCCACTGATACACGACGATGTGCTGATCAACCTGCAGCATCAGCACCCGCCGTTTTTCAGCCGGTTTCGCCGATTGATCGAGATTGTGGGCAAGGATGAGGCCGATAAGGCACAAGCACGCGT
Above is a window of Methylovorus glucosotrophus DNA encoding:
- a CDS encoding DNA polymerase III subunit chi, whose protein sequence is MTRIEFFFNVGNKLDKVAELSQRAVSKGRRMMVFGPDEAVLSELERVLWSGSALSFVPHCRAQHPLASETPIVLDFKGEPLIHDDVLINLQHQHPPFFSRFRRLIEIVGKDEADKAQARVRYRFYRDRGYEIRTFDENGAAL